The following proteins are co-located in the Tiliqua scincoides isolate rTilSci1 chromosome 8, rTilSci1.hap2, whole genome shotgun sequence genome:
- the RAB11A gene encoding ras-related protein Rab-11A, whose protein sequence is MGGSRDDEYDYLFKVVLIGDSGVGKSNLLSRFTRNEFNLESKSTIGVEFATRSIQVDGKTIKAQIWDTAGQERYRAITSAYYRGAVGALLVYDIAKHLTYENVERWLKELRDHADSNIVIMLVGNKSDLRHLRAVPTDEARAFAEKNGLSFIETSALDSTNVEAAFQTILTEIYRIVSQKQMSDRRENDISPSNNVVPIHVPPTTENKPKMQCCQNI, encoded by the exons ATGGGGGGGTCCCGCGACGACGAGTACGACTATCTCTTCAAAG TTGTCCTCATTGGTGATTCTGGAGTCGGCAAGAGCAACCTTCTCTCCCGCTTCACTCGCAACGAGTTCAACCTGGAAAGCAAAAGCACCATTGGTGTGGAATTTGCGACACGAAGCATTCAGGTGGACGGCAAGACAATAAAGGCACAGATATGGGATACAGCAGGGCAGGAGCGATACCGGGCAATCACTTCAGC CTATTACCGCGGAGCTGTGGGGGCCTTGCTGGTGTACGACATTGCCAAGCATCTCACCTATGAGAACGTTGAGCGGTGGCTGAAGGAGCTGCGGGACCACGCAGACAGCAACATTGTCATCATGCTTGTGGGCAACAAGAGCGACTTGCGCCACCTGCGGGCCGTCCCCACAGATGAGGCACGGGCATTTGCAG AAAAGAACGGCCTGTCGTTTATTGAGACCTCCGCTCTGGACTCAACAAACGTGGAAGCTGCTTTCCAGACGATTCTGACAG AGATCTATCGCATCGTGTCTCAGAAGCAAATGTCAGACAGACGTGAGAATGACATATCTCCAAGCAACAATGTGGTCCCCATCCATGTCCCCCCGACTACGGAAAACAAACCAAAGATGCAGTGTTGTCAAAATATATAG